The Trypanosoma brucei gambiense DAL972 chromosome 10, complete sequence genome has a segment encoding these proteins:
- a CDS encoding dynein light chain, putative, producing the protein MTSNVKEPDGPCNIDTIRQYVTPLNYPLEKMSDMAEEMRAECKEIVVNAIEKHEDSYELAARHIKEQMDKKYGPSWHCVMGEGFGFEISYEMKHLMYMFHKGYVAIVVFKGL; encoded by the coding sequence ATGACGTCCAACGTGAAGGAACCTGACGGGCCCTGCAACATCGATACCATTCGTCAATATGTAACACCGTTAAACTATCCATTAGAGAAGATGAGTGACATGGCGGAAGAAATGCGCGCCGAGTGCAAGGAAATTGTGGTAAACGCGATTGAGAAGCACGAAGACAGCTACGAACTTGCGGCAAGACACATCAAGGAACAGATGGACAAAAAGTACGGCCCTTCATGGCACTGTGTGATGGGTGAGGGATTTGGCTTCGAAATTTCATATGAGATGAAGCACCTTATGTACATGTTCCATAAAGGTTATGTAGCAATTGTCGTCTTCAAGGGGTTGTAG
- a CDS encoding ribonuclease HII, putative yields the protein MLGVRACFSHSPALLFGAFRPTMPCKNSADRGSHERKTPWDALRELRVPPRTTVDSVATLDSTLDMVGYQLFRDGLLSPPPLSFLQRRQQQLQFPKHLTPEMRRLEKEKEQLMARMRKNGVVIRRSIKETFLTIGCDEAGRGPLAGPVVGAAVCRIPRSSFNNDLKALYDADEEFQIFDSKSVSETQRKVVYNNITGYHNLFSLVEDQDFVVHHAGGDSVPDNVLKKRLPSHTKLGKLPFKKLLSMQTPYLISYHGSNVSGNYLYFWAIGIANHTYIDTVNIYSASMNTMHRCCLGVWDALNDARFSYHVAPRPKNCSIAQYLFSRFCITAANDDRRRYEVPDQIDLVEGAIDFFDAEPVQPPLVLVDGHTAPYETVAVFTDVQTGGCVQPIIEGDKRSLTIAAASCLAKVSRDEIMDYLDPLYPKYHFAENKGYPVDHHMRAVKKHGLSSIHRRSYRPCAEALARQARRKMKDSHS from the coding sequence ATGTTGGGTGTGAGGGCGTGTTTTTCACATTCCCCAGCACTTTTGTTTGGTGCCTTCCGGCCCACGATGCCGTGTAAAAATAGCGCTGACCGTGGGTCTCATGAGCGTAAGACCCCGTGGGACGCTTTGCGTGAGCTTCGCGTCCCACCTCGCACGACGGTCGACAGCGTGGCTACGCTTGATAGTACGCTTGATATGGTTGGATACCAGTTGTTCCGTGACGGTCTTCTTTCCCCACCACCCCTCAGTTTCCTtcagcggcggcagcaacagcTCCAGTTCCCGAAGCATCTCACACCGGAAATGCGTAGacttgaaaaggaaaaggagcagTTAATGGCACGCATGCGGAAGAACGGGGTGGTGATTCGGCGAAGTATAAAAGAAACGTTTTTAACAATTGGTTGTGATGAAGCTGGTCGTGGACCACTTGCTGGGCCGGTGGTTGGGGCGGCCGTATGTCGCATCCCACGTTCAAGTTTTAACAACGATCTAAAGGCACTGTACGATGCCGATGAGGAGTTTCAGATATTTGACAGCAAGTCAGTTTCGGAAACCCAACGTAAAGTCGTATATAACAATATCACCGGGTACCACAATTTGTTTTCATTAGTGGAAGACCAGGACTTCGTGGTTCACCATGCCGGGGGCGATTCGGTGCCCGATAATGTGCTGAAGAAACGACTTCCTTCACACACCAAACTGGGCAAACTGCCTTTTAAGAAGCTTCTCTCCATGCAGACGCCGTATTTGATTTCATACCACGGTAGCAATGTTAGCGGTAATTACTTGTACTTTTGGGCCATTGGTATTGCAAACCACACTTACATTGACACGGTTAACATCTATTCCGCCTCTATGAACACCATGCATCGATGTTGCCTCGGTGTTTGGGATGCGCTGAATGATGCGCGTTTTTCCTACCATGTAGCACCTCGACCCAAAAACTGTTCCATTGCCCAGTATCTGTTCTCGAGGTTTTGTATAACCGCTGCAAACGATGATCGCCGGCGATATGAGGTTCCCGACCAAATCGACTTGGTAGAGGGTGCGATTGACTTTTTTGACGCAGAACCTGTCCAGCCTCCATTGGTCTTAGTTGATGGGCACACAGCGCCCTACGAAACGGTTGCCGTTTTCACTGATGTTCAGACAGGTGGCTGCGTGCAGCCGATCATAGAGGGCGACAAGCGCAGCCTTACAATTGCAGCTGCTTCGTGTCTTGCCAAGGTCTCACGGGATGAGATAATGGACTATCTTGATCCATTGTACCCAAAGTATCACTTTGCAGAAAACAAGGGCTATCCTGTGGATCATCACATGCGTGCTGTGAAGAAACACGGTTTGTCCTCCATCCACCGTAGATCCTACAGACCCTGCGCGGAAGCGTTGGCAAGGCAAGCGAGGCGCAAAATGAAAGATAGCCACTCATAG
- a CDS encoding nucleolar RNA-binding protein, putative — protein sequence MHLQVYLVDGKRQYTLKKMDPDGKPTLSAHPARFSPDDKYSRHRVTIKRRFKALASEKRPKPL from the coding sequence ATGCACCTTCAAGTTTATCTCGTGGACGGCAAACGGCAGTACACTTTAAAGAAGATGGACCCGGATGGGAAACCAACACTCAGCGCGCATCCCGCACGTTTCAGCCCCGATGACAAATACAGCCGTCACCGTGTAACCATTAAGAGACGCTTCAAGGCACTAGCATCGGAAAAACGCCCAAAGCCACTTTAA
- a CDS encoding 20S proteasome subunit, which produces MAETTIGFRCQDFVLVAAAGLNAFYYIKITDTEDKITELDSHKVVACAGENGPRTHFVEYVKCNMALKKMREHGRMISTHATASFMRNTLAGALRSRDGLYPVNCLLAGFDVPASAEDDVATGAHLYYLDYLGTLQEVPYGCHGYGAPFVTAMLDRMWRPNLTAQEGVELMQKCCDEVKKRVVVSNNTFICKAVTKDGVERVQSVS; this is translated from the coding sequence ATGGCAGAGACGACTATCGGGTTTAGGTGCCAGGACTTTGTTTTGGTGGCAGCTGCGGGGCTAAATGCGTTTTACTACATTAAGATAACGGATACGGAGGATAAGATCACGGAACTCGACTCTCACAAGGTGGTGGCCTGCGCGGGTGAAAACGGGCCGCGGACGCACTTTGTGGAGTACGTGAAATGCAATATGGCGCTCAAGAAGATGCGCGAGCACGGCCGTATGATAAGCACACACGCTACGGCATCTTTTATGCGTAATACGCTTGCTGGGGCGCTGCGTAGCCGTGACGGGTTGTATCCTGTCAATTGCCTGCTCGCTGGTTTCGACGTACCGGCATCCGCGGAGGACGATGTTGCAACAGGTGCGCACCTCTACTATCTGGATTACCTGGGCACACTTCAGGAGGTGCCTTACGGCTGTCACGGATACGGAGCACCGTTTGTTACCGCCATGCTTGACCGGATGTGGCGTCCCAATTTGACAGCACAGGAGGGAGTTGAGCTAATGCAAAAATGCTGTGATGAGGTGAAGAAGCGAGTAGTGGTAAGCAACAATACTTTTATATGTAAGGCTGTAACGAAGGACGGCGTAGAGCGAGTGCAATCTGTAAGCTAG
- a CDS encoding NUDIX hydrolase, conserved, producing the protein MAMGRVSVSSLPSNVSAWVEALQRALHLKVEDLHLPEHFHLKNLSTGCRFSHLNTPPTVGDKRESAVLVLLSPAAGMPPNTFQEMCVTLTKRTPHLRHHKGEMSFPGGRLDGEEQAAAAAQRETAEEIGIDSSLYEILGPLRPLAPLSGKSHVTPIVAVTQCSVTPLCHSPHEVDSIHYLHLSPLLLNSKQTHCRLLKYLPSSSGVPLHFPCFFTSPSQARYCDPVSPSPGLLQLLQEDGGHEPLLPNNFPGELVWGVTAFVMCELLVRLITALGGSGTALGCSPAIARDPEHPLGKR; encoded by the coding sequence ATGGCTATGGGAAGAGTTTCCGTGTCCTCGCTGCCATCAAATGTGTCAGCGTGGGTAGAAGCGCTCCAGCGGGCGTTGCATCTCAAGGTGGAGGATTTGCATTTGCCGGAGCACTtccatttaaaaaatttatcGACGGGATGCCGTTTCTCGCATCTGAACACGCCCCCCACCGTGGGAGATAAACGCGAGAGTGCCGTGCTTGTTTTACTCTCACCTGCCGCTGGTATGCCGCCAAACACGTTTCAAGAGATGTGTGTCACACTTACTAAGCGGACACCTCATCTTCGTCACCACAAGGGTGAAATGTCGTTTCCTGGTGGTCGTCTAGATGGTGAAGAacaggcagcagcagcagcacaacgcGAGACAGCTGAGGAAATTGGTATCGACAGTTCACTATACGAAATTCTTGGGCCCCTGCGTCCGTTGGCTCCCCTCAGCGGCAAGTCACACGTTACCCCTATTGTCGCAGTCACCCAATGTTCAGTAACGCCCCTCTGCCACAGCCCTCATGAGGTTGACTCCATTCATTACTTGCATCTCTCGCCGTTGTTGCTTAATAGCAAACAGACACATTGCCGTTTGCTCAAGTACCTTCCTAGTTCGTCTGGGGTGCCCCTCCACTTCCCGTGTTTTTTTACTAGCCCGTCTCAGGCGAGGTACTGTGATCCAGTCTCTCCTTCACCTGGACTTCTCCAGTTGTTGCAGGAGGATGGTGGCCACGAGCCACTTTTACCCAACAACTTTCCTGGAGAGCTGGTGTGGGGAGTCACCGCATTCGTCATGTGCGAATTGCTGGTGCGCTTGATCACGGCGTTGGGTGGGTCCGGAACCGCCCTGGGTTGCAGTCCGGCGATTGCTCGCGACCCAGAGCACCCACTTGGAAAGCGTTAG